A section of the Thermogemmatispora onikobensis genome encodes:
- a CDS encoding ArsR/SmtB family transcription factor, producing MATTNQGNTTRNTQSGSTGSLSVLSRQSGSSHHSSVGVGPKFVPALSEDEAIGQARLLKALADPTRLRILSLLSRYEGEVCVFEIVESFTLEQPTISHHLRILRDAGLVDCRKKGLWAYYYVRREALNRARDVISGIVS from the coding sequence ATGGCCACAACGAATCAGGGAAACACAACTCGCAATACACAGTCAGGTTCAACGGGATCACTGAGCGTCTTGAGTCGGCAGTCGGGTTCATCTCATCACTCGTCGGTAGGGGTGGGACCCAAGTTTGTGCCGGCTCTCAGCGAAGACGAAGCCATTGGCCAGGCTCGCTTGCTGAAGGCGCTGGCCGACCCCACTCGCCTGCGCATTCTGAGCCTGTTAAGTCGCTATGAAGGGGAGGTGTGTGTCTTTGAGATTGTGGAAAGCTTCACTCTGGAGCAACCGACTATCTCGCATCATCTCCGTATTTTGCGGGATGCGGGCCTGGTGGATTGCCGCAAAAAGGGCCTCTGGGCTTATTACTATGTGCGTCGCGAGGCCCTGAACCGTGCTCGGGATGTGATCAGCGGCATTGTCTCTTAG